The following nucleotide sequence is from Pseudonocardia sp. C8.
CCGGTGAGGGTCAGCGTGCAGGGCGAGCCGTGGCGTTCCGCCCACTCGGCGACGACGTCGGCGACGAGCGCGCCGTCGTGGCCCGCCGTGAGCTCCGGCGCCCGACCGGTGGCGCGCGCGGTGTCCATGCGGTGCATCCAGGTGTCCCGGGTGAGGATCGTGTCGAAGAGGAAACCCCAGGTCCATCGCTCGGCGACGCCACCGACGACCTGCCGGTCGGGCATCGGCGCGCGGCGCAGCCAGGCGGGGCGGCTGCGGCGGCCCCGGGCGGCTCGCGGACCGGCTTCGGCGTAGCGCGCGACGATCTCGTCCGGGCTCATCCCGGCCCGCTCCTCGACCTGCAGCCCGGTCAGGCAGTCGATGAGGAGCCCGCCGTGCTTCCGCTGGCGCAGCTGCGCCTTGACGTTCTGCCGGACCATCTCCGGTGCCGAGGCCGCCATCACGGCCATACCGAGGTTGTGCGCGGCCATCTGCCGCACGTCCCAGGCCGGGCAGTCGGTCGGCGCGGCCCACTCCTCGGGGGACAGGCTCCGCAGCTGCGCGAGGTAGCGGCCGTATTCGGTCGCCGCCAGGCGCATCGCCGTGTCGTGGTCGAGTGCCGGGCCGCGGGTGGCGGACACCGCCGGGATGGTGGTCATGGTCGTCGTGTCTCCTCGGACGGCCGGGTGGTGGGAAGGTCGAGCTCGTCGGCCAGCAGGTCGACGATGCGGTCGAGCTGGCGGACGTAGCGCGTGCCGCCGGGGTCGTTCTGCCACTGGGCGCCGACGAGACCGCCGGTGACGACGACGATCAGGTCCATGTCGTCGTCGTCGAGCCCGCCGGTGATCTGCTCGAGCGCGCGGCGCACGCGTTCCAGGGCCCGCACGGCGGGCGCGTAGTTCTCCGGTGTCGGGGTGAAGTCGGGGATCACGCGCTGGTCCATCAGCTGGTGGCGCGCGAGATCCTCGAGGGAGAACGTCACGTAGTGGCGGGTGAGCGTGTGCAGGGCCGCACGCGGGTCGTCCGGGAGCTCGACGGCGGCGACGCTGTCGTCGAAGTCCTGCCAGGCCTGCCCGAACATGGCGTCGTAGATCGCGTGCTTGGAGTCGAAGTGCGAGTACAGCGACGGCGGTCGCATCCCGACCCGGGTCGCGACCTCGCGCAGCGTGACCGCGGCGATCCCCTGCTCGCGCGCGACCGCCCAGGCCGCGTCCAGGATCGCCTCCCGCGCCACCTTACGGCGGGCGGTTTTCCAACTCGTGACCGGTTCCCCTAACACAGTTAGGAACTGTGATCGCCGTCACCCCGCCCGTCAAGGCCGCCGCGCCGAGCGGTTCGCGGCGGTCGGTCGAGCCGGTGCCCGGACGCGCGACGACCCCCGTCCCGGGTGCGGGAGCGGGGGTCGTCGGGCGCGGGACTCAGTGGTGGGCGGGGCCCCGGTGGTACTCGAAGACCAGGCCACCCACGGCGATCAGGACCAGCGTCAAGCCGACCACGATCATCCACGCGTAGAAGAACGCCAGGCCGATCCCGGTGAACGCGGCGGCCGCGGCCAGGCCGATCGGCCAGTAGCTGCCCGGGGAGAAGAAGCCGACCTCGCCGGCGCCGTCGGAGACCTCGGCGTCCGGGTTGTCCTCGGGCCGCTCCTCGAGCCGCCGGGAGACGAACCGGAAGTAGGTGCCGACGATCAGCGACAGGCCACCGGTCAGGAACAGGGCGGCGATGCCGACGGGCTCGCGGGCCAGCACCGTGTACACGATGCCGCACACGAAGAAGAACACGGTGCAGATCTCGAAGATCCGGGACTCGATCTTCATGGTCGTCCTCCCTCAGCCCGTGACCTGCGCGGCCAGCTGGCCCCGCTCGGTCGTGAACGGCTGCGTGGTGACCGCCT
It contains:
- a CDS encoding maleylpyruvate isomerase family mycothiol-dependent enzyme, which codes for MTTIPAVSATRGPALDHDTAMRLAATEYGRYLAQLRSLSPEEWAAPTDCPAWDVRQMAAHNLGMAVMAASAPEMVRQNVKAQLRQRKHGGLLIDCLTGLQVEERAGMSPDEIVARYAEAGPRAARGRRSRPAWLRRAPMPDRQVVGGVAERWTWGFLFDTILTRDTWMHRMDTARATGRAPELTAGHDGALVADVVAEWAERHGSPCTLTLTGPAGGRWEFGAGGAELELDAVEFCRVVSRRAPATELLDTEVPF
- a CDS encoding TetR/AcrR family transcriptional regulator translates to MAREAILDAAWAVAREQGIAAVTLREVATRVGMRPPSLYSHFDSKHAIYDAMFGQAWQDFDDSVAAVELPDDPRAALHTLTRHYVTFSLEDLARHQLMDQRVIPDFTPTPENYAPAVRALERVRRALEQITGGLDDDDMDLIVVVTGGLVGAQWQNDPGGTRYVRQLDRIVDLLADELDLPTTRPSEETRRP
- a CDS encoding cytochrome c oxidase subunit 4, whose amino-acid sequence is MKIESRIFEICTVFFFVCGIVYTVLAREPVGIAALFLTGGLSLIVGTYFRFVSRRLEERPEDNPDAEVSDGAGEVGFFSPGSYWPIGLAAAAAFTGIGLAFFYAWMIVVGLTLVLIAVGGLVFEYHRGPAHH